The nucleotide sequence CAAACCTTCCGAGCTTTGTTGTCTGATCTCTGTCATCATACACATAATTTGGTTTACCTGAAATCCCATTTCCATCTGAATCAAGTTCGTCAGAATTTGCGAGAATATCAGTCTCAGAAATTGCTTCGAGTAATCCCAATCCAAAAACAAATGGTGCAACTCGTGGTGAAATATTAACTCCAGATGGGACTTGTCCTGCTAATTGATAAGTTGGTTTTCTTAAAGAGTATGTATTTCCATCCGGATAATTTCCGATAATTTCAGTATAACTAATTATTACATTACCTTCTGGTTCATATCCGAAGATAGATTTATCCTGAAGTTGTCCACCAAATCCGGGAACGGGATTGGGACCACCGTTAGTTCCTGTTCCATCAATACTAATTCTTATCAGCATCGTTTCAAGTGCTTCATTGCCAAGTGGAGGTCTGCCTCTTCCATCTGCAATATGACAATTAAAGCATGAAACATTATTAAAAAAAGGACCAAGCCCACTGTTAAGTGGTGCGGGTGCTTTTACAAATGATTGTTCAAAATTTAAATCACCAACTAAATGTTTAGAAAGTGATGTGTTTACTAAATTAGCGGCAGGGTTTGAGAAAGCCTGACTGCTGAATATAAAAGTTGTTGTTCCGCCTCCTGAATATTTTTCAGCGGGGTCAACAGGTGATGGTGGATCAGGATTGTTTATATCTTCAGAACAGGAAGTTAGCATAGATAGCAGTAATCCTGAGAACAATAAAATTATAATTCTGTATAGCATAATTTGAATATTAGTTAGTGATTAATGGTTTTACGTCTTCCAGAAAAGTGTTCATCAAAGTATTACATGCGTTGATGGCAGCAGTTATTTCAGCATCAGCATATAGATTATTTCTGAACGGTGCAGGTATTGCATCAATTGCGTTGTAAGCATCTGTTATTTCCTGTCTTACTCTTGTATCAAGATTCTGATTTATGTTCCGGATAAAATCATCCAAACCAACTCCATCAATACCGGATGGATTTCTTCCAAGGTAAGAATTCTCGATGCTTATTATATTATTCTTAAAGTCTGTTAAGGAATTCCAACTGAATTGAGATTCAACACTTTGAACATCTTTTGTATGATACGGAGTTCCAATCTTGCCATTACCAACTTCATCAGCAATAACAATGATTCCTTCAATTATTTCCTGAACTGCCTGAAATTGCGATGCATATCTGCTGCCTGATGAACCGGCTTTAACAAATTCATTTCTGAATCCATTGTGCCATTCGTTATGGAGAGTTTCTGTATCTTCAAGTAAAACTTGAGTTACTGAACTCAAATATTCCTTTTCACGTTGAGTCATATTGGCTGCATTTTTTGGATTCCCATCAATGAATATTAAAAACTCGATTGTATGAAA is from Ignavibacteriota bacterium and encodes:
- a CDS encoding thiol oxidoreductase; amino-acid sequence: MLYRIIILLFSGLLLSMLTSCSEDINNPDPPSPVDPAEKYSGGGTTTFIFSSQAFSNPAANLVNTSLSKHLVGDLNFEQSFVKAPAPLNSGLGPFFNNVSCFNCHIADGRGRPPLGNEALETMLIRISIDGTGTNGGPNPVPGFGGQLQDKSIFGYEPEGNVIISYTEIIGNYPDGNTYSLRKPTYQLAGQVPSGVNISPRVAPFVFGLGLLEAISETDILANSDELDSDGNGISGKPNYVYDDRDQTTKLGRFGWKANQPNLYQQSAAAYVNDIGITNPLYQLENCHNNAVCDTLSDDPEISNEILESVEFYVQTLAVPGRRNFDKADVIAGKELFISIGCGNCHTPEFTTGTHPVSELSDQRIFPYTDLLLHDLGDELADNRTDFRANGNEWRTPPLWGIGLVSVVNGHTNFLHDGRARNIEEAILWHGGEAEQSKNNFMQLNISDRNRLLVFLNSL
- a CDS encoding peptidase M75, which codes for MSKKLLSLLISTILLVNWGCSDDEPVTPGQNDYTQIITNYADEVVVATYHKLEEKTGELKTAVDLFVQTSNQANLDAVCTAWRDARESWEMSEGFLFGPVAFLSLDPSMDSWPLDQAQLQAVLSSQFDLTPEFIRNGLGYSLRGFHTIEFLIFIDGNPKNAANMTQREKEYLSSVTQVLLEDTETLHNEWHNGFRNEFVKAGSSGSRYASQFQAVQEIIEGIIVIADEVGNGKIGTPYHTKDVQSVESQFSWNSLTDFKNNIISIENSYLGRNPSGIDGVGLDDFIRNINQNLDTRVRQEITDAYNAIDAIPAPFRNNLYADAEITAAINACNTLMNTFLEDVKPLITN